Proteins encoded in a region of the Agrobacterium vitis genome:
- a CDS encoding helix-turn-helix domain-containing protein — protein sequence MPTPHQPSAAVRRALRKLGADIQDARRRRKLPMAVVAERAFTSRSTLQKIEAGDTNVSIGIYAGVLQALGLLDGLTQLADISNDSVGQALASADLPKRVRLKPASGSSRDD from the coding sequence ATGCCCACTCCCCATCAACCATCGGCAGCTGTCAGGCGGGCTTTGCGAAAGCTTGGTGCGGATATCCAGGATGCTCGCCGCCGCCGTAAGTTGCCGATGGCAGTCGTGGCAGAGCGAGCCTTTACCTCTCGCTCCACGCTACAAAAGATCGAGGCGGGCGACACGAATGTCAGCATCGGAATCTATGCGGGCGTCCTTCAAGCTCTCGGTCTCCTCGACGGGCTGACCCAGCTTGCTGACATCAGCAACGACAGCGTCGGCCAGGCGCTTGCCAGTGCGGATCTGCCGAAGCGTGTTCGCCTGAAGCCCGCGTCGGGATCGTCTCGCGATGACTGA
- a CDS encoding YciE/YciF ferroxidase family protein, with product MAKAIKTLDELFHDTLKDVYFAENKIVETLPKLHKAAKSKQLKDAFEKHIGETKVHVERLEQVFKIIGKKPEAKTCDAILGITDEGDEILEEYEGSPALDAGLLAAAQAVEHYEMSRYGTLRTWALELGLKDAAKLLQTTLDEEQATDIALTGIATSVVNQKAEG from the coding sequence ATGGCCAAAGCTATCAAAACCCTCGACGAACTGTTTCACGACACGTTGAAAGACGTCTACTTCGCCGAGAACAAGATTGTCGAAACCCTTCCAAAGCTGCACAAGGCTGCCAAGAGCAAGCAGCTCAAGGACGCTTTCGAAAAGCACATCGGCGAGACCAAGGTCCACGTCGAGCGTCTGGAGCAAGTCTTCAAGATCATCGGCAAGAAGCCTGAAGCCAAGACCTGCGATGCGATTCTGGGCATCACCGACGAGGGAGACGAAATCCTGGAAGAATACGAAGGTTCTCCCGCCCTCGACGCCGGTCTGCTTGCCGCCGCACAGGCGGTCGAGCATTACGAGATGTCACGCTACGGCACCCTGCGCACCTGGGCGCTTGAGCTTGGCCTGAAGGATGCAGCCAAACTGCTACAGACGACGCTCGACGAGGAACAGGCGACCGATATTGCGTTGACTGGTATCGCCACCTCTGTCGTCAATCAGAAGGCAGAAGGCTGA
- a CDS encoding response regulator, with amino-acid sequence MENAEFANLRQPIALVVDDEPLILMDTSDMISDERYAVIEASTADEAFAFLKSHPSLQLLFTDVQMPGQLNGFELARMVGERWPHIQVVVASAAARPGPNDLPSNASFIAKPISAELVREVLRNHGQQSSNS; translated from the coding sequence ATGGAAAATGCCGAATTTGCGAACTTACGTCAGCCCATCGCCCTCGTCGTCGATGACGAACCGCTCATCCTGATGGATACGTCCGACATGATCAGCGACGAAAGATACGCGGTGATCGAAGCATCCACCGCTGACGAGGCCTTTGCGTTCCTCAAAAGCCATCCGAGCCTCCAGCTTCTGTTTACCGACGTCCAGATGCCCGGACAACTCAACGGCTTCGAGCTTGCCCGCATGGTTGGAGAGCGGTGGCCGCATATTCAGGTTGTCGTCGCCTCGGCAGCGGCGCGTCCGGGGCCAAATGACCTGCCAAGCAACGCCAGCTTTATTGCGAAGCCCATCTCCGCTGAGTTGGTCCGAGAGGTTTTGCGCAACCACGGCCAGCAATCGTCGAACTCATGA
- a CDS encoding DUF1398 domain-containing protein, which translates to MTTKWENVARTCLEGAESGTMTFPQIVGTLIEAGFDGYAVDLRRATAIYYLRTAKPSNWKQRGPNRSPSFSTRPRSRKRSVTGNSFERVARFNLLSKKFVQRSIRTHL; encoded by the coding sequence ATGACGACCAAATGGGAAAATGTGGCCCGCACTTGCCTTGAGGGCGCGGAATCGGGCACCATGACCTTCCCGCAGATCGTCGGCACACTGATCGAGGCCGGCTTTGACGGCTATGCGGTCGATTTGCGCCGCGCCACCGCCATCTATTACCTCCGGACGGCGAAGCCGTCGAACTGGAAGCAACGCGGACCAAACCGGTCGCCCAGCTTTTCGACTCGGCCACGGTCAAGGAAGCGATCAGTGACCGGCAATTCGTTTGAGCGAGTCGCTCGGTTTAATCTCCTCTCGAAAAAATTTGTGCAGCGCAGCATTCGTACCCACTTATAG
- a CDS encoding extracellular catalytic domain type 1 short-chain-length polyhydroxyalkanoate depolymerase: protein MTLTSNSRQLIEVKNFGANPGKLKCWLYLPTILAPKTPLVVVLHGCTQNAAAYDHGSGWSKLSEEKGFAVLFPEQQRANNANLCFNWFEPGDTRRDQGEALAIREMIGHVIESQGIDPERVFITGLSAGGAMANVMLATYPELFAGGAIIGGLPYGTASGVGQAFERMRGHNPPSESQLQSALMSAASSWGSWPPISVWHGTHDQTVKPINAEQIAHQWGGMHQISATPDLIESVNGHSRKAWLDESGKAVMEVYLIKGMAHGVPLSFAAKAPLGHSGPFMLEAGISSTTRIARTWGLADDADVAATEAVFNPDLKHDAIPSGIENVIAKAMAYAKPGAVNNVGDRHDHGVGKVINDALRAAGLIR, encoded by the coding sequence GTGACGTTAACCTCCAATTCACGGCAACTGATCGAAGTGAAAAACTTCGGAGCGAACCCCGGTAAGCTGAAGTGCTGGCTTTATCTGCCGACCATCCTGGCTCCGAAAACACCGCTCGTCGTCGTCCTACACGGGTGCACGCAGAACGCTGCAGCTTATGATCATGGCTCCGGTTGGTCGAAGCTGTCGGAAGAGAAGGGATTCGCGGTCCTGTTTCCGGAGCAGCAGCGCGCCAATAACGCCAATCTGTGTTTCAACTGGTTCGAGCCGGGCGACACCCGGCGTGATCAGGGCGAAGCTCTTGCGATCCGGGAGATGATCGGGCACGTCATCGAGTCGCAGGGGATAGATCCTGAACGTGTCTTCATCACGGGACTGTCGGCCGGAGGCGCGATGGCGAACGTCATGCTGGCGACCTATCCCGAATTGTTTGCCGGCGGCGCGATCATTGGCGGGCTTCCTTACGGAACGGCCTCAGGAGTGGGTCAGGCTTTCGAACGGATGCGGGGCCATAACCCGCCGAGCGAAAGTCAGCTTCAATCGGCCCTGATGTCCGCAGCTTCCAGCTGGGGTTCATGGCCGCCGATTTCTGTCTGGCACGGGACGCACGACCAGACGGTCAAGCCGATCAATGCCGAGCAGATTGCCCATCAGTGGGGCGGCATGCATCAGATCTCCGCGACACCGGACTTGATCGAGTCCGTCAATGGCCACAGCCGTAAGGCCTGGCTCGATGAAAGCGGCAAAGCGGTCATGGAGGTTTATCTCATCAAGGGAATGGCGCACGGTGTTCCCCTGTCGTTCGCAGCCAAAGCCCCGTTGGGGCACTCCGGACCGTTCATGCTGGAGGCCGGAATTTCTTCGACGACGCGCATTGCCAGGACATGGGGCCTTGCCGACGATGCCGATGTCGCCGCAACCGAGGCGGTATTCAACCCTGACTTGAAGCACGACGCGATTCCCTCAGGCATTGAAAATGTTATCGCCAAGGCAATGGCATATGCAAAACCAGGCGCTGTGAATAACGTCGGCGATCGACATGATCACGGCGTCGGCAAGGTTATCAACGACGCGCTTCGCGCCGCAGGGCTAATTCGATAA
- a CDS encoding helix-turn-helix domain-containing protein, giving the protein MAINRKFKSDAFEAIHSAVEGMYAAATIDKETMRTFDEDCLIIPQELTPEEIKALRETNHVSQPVFARYLNTSQSTVQKWETGAKRPSGPALKLLSLVQKHGLQMLA; this is encoded by the coding sequence ATGGCGATTAATCGCAAGTTCAAGAGCGATGCTTTCGAGGCAATCCATAGTGCTGTCGAAGGCATGTATGCGGCTGCGACCATCGACAAGGAAACGATGCGGACCTTCGATGAAGATTGCCTAATTATCCCCCAGGAGCTTACGCCTGAGGAGATCAAGGCGCTCCGGGAGACGAACCATGTCAGTCAGCCCGTCTTCGCCCGCTATCTAAACACCAGCCAGTCGACGGTGCAAAAATGGGAGACCGGCGCCAAACGGCCTAGCGGGCCCGCGCTAAAGTTGCTTTCGCTTGTGCAGAAGCACGGACTGCAGATGCTTGCGTGA
- a CDS encoding MarR family winged helix-turn-helix transcriptional regulator, with the protein MPSIQPASDLTAHLGYWLRHVSNHVSQAFARKVEAHGVTVAEWVLMRHLLEDEALAPSRLAERMGMTRGAISKLADRLIAKSMLVRVADPEDGRAQTLSLASAGRALVPKLAALADLNDAEFFDHLAPDDRAVLLCTLREIVEKHGLKSMPVY; encoded by the coding sequence ATGCCGTCAATCCAACCCGCGTCGGACTTGACCGCCCATCTCGGCTACTGGCTACGCCACGTCTCCAACCACGTCTCGCAAGCCTTTGCCCGCAAGGTTGAGGCGCATGGTGTGACGGTGGCGGAATGGGTGTTGATGCGCCATCTACTGGAGGACGAAGCCCTTGCTCCGAGCCGTCTGGCTGAGCGTATGGGCATGACACGCGGCGCCATCTCAAAGCTGGCCGACCGGCTGATCGCCAAATCGATGCTGGTGCGCGTCGCCGATCCGGAGGACGGGCGGGCCCAGACGCTTTCACTCGCGTCCGCTGGCCGCGCCCTTGTGCCGAAACTGGCGGCGCTGGCCGACCTCAACGATGCCGAATTCTTCGATCACCTGGCACCGGATGACCGCGCGGTTCTGCTCTGCACCCTGCGGGAGATCGTAGAGAAACACGGTCTCAAATCCATGCCCGTCTATTGA
- a CDS encoding IS6 family transposase has product MQTSAISFKRQRFPPQIVAHAVWLYLRFNLSLREVEEMFLERGVDVSYETVRRWIAKFGPQIARNLRRRQPRPGDVWHLDEVVVKCAGETFWLWRAVDQHGTVLEEILQRRRDKRAAKRLLVALMKRYGFVPKRIITDKLRSYSAAKADVTPGVDHWSHKDLNNRAENSHLPFRKRERTMQGHRSTGALQRFVSMHSATRNCFSVPSCRRAAQTIRYHRLEAFDAWNSAACTA; this is encoded by the coding sequence ATGCAAACATCCGCTATCAGTTTTAAACGTCAACGTTTTCCGCCACAAATCGTTGCTCACGCAGTTTGGCTTTATCTACGGTTCAATCTGAGCCTGCGTGAAGTTGAGGAAATGTTTCTTGAGCGTGGTGTCGACGTTTCTTATGAGACGGTTCGCCGTTGGATCGCCAAGTTCGGACCCCAGATCGCTCGCAACTTGCGGCGACGACAGCCACGGCCGGGCGATGTTTGGCATCTGGACGAAGTCGTTGTGAAATGCGCCGGAGAGACGTTCTGGCTTTGGCGTGCGGTCGATCAGCATGGCACTGTTCTTGAAGAAATCTTGCAGAGGCGGCGTGACAAAAGAGCGGCCAAGCGCCTGCTCGTGGCGTTAATGAAGCGCTATGGCTTTGTTCCCAAACGGATCATCACCGATAAGCTCCGCTCTTACAGCGCAGCAAAGGCGGACGTCACACCCGGCGTCGACCATTGGTCGCACAAGGACCTCAACAATCGGGCCGAAAATAGCCACCTGCCATTTCGAAAACGGGAACGAACCATGCAGGGCCACCGATCAACGGGAGCATTGCAACGGTTCGTTTCCATGCACTCCGCTACTCGCAATTGCTTCTCAGTTCCATCCTGCCGCCGAGCCGCACAAACAATTCGCTACCATCGCCTCGAAGCCTTCGATGCCTGGAATAGCGCGGCTTGCACCGCCTGA
- a CDS encoding Lrp/AsnC family transcriptional regulator, whose translation MTKAKDGHSLRSENSALDAIDAHLLTALDAQGRLSMSELGRLVGLSAPSVAERVRRLEATGIIAGFTVETDTRALGYAIRALVRIRPLPGKLHLVEKLIQETPEIVECDRITGEDLLLARLVVRSVEEMDAVLEGLSDHAVTSTAVIKGQSVKRRLPPL comes from the coding sequence ATGACGAAAGCAAAAGACGGCCATTCCCTTCGATCCGAAAACTCTGCTCTCGATGCCATCGACGCGCACCTGCTGACGGCGCTCGACGCGCAAGGCCGGTTGTCGATGAGCGAACTTGGTCGTTTGGTCGGCCTGTCGGCGCCGAGTGTGGCTGAGCGGGTTCGGCGTCTGGAGGCCACGGGCATTATCGCCGGCTTTACCGTGGAGACCGACACACGCGCGCTCGGCTATGCGATCCGGGCGCTGGTGCGCATCCGGCCGCTGCCGGGTAAGCTGCATCTGGTGGAAAAGCTCATTCAGGAGACGCCGGAGATCGTCGAATGCGACCGGATCACGGGAGAGGACCTGCTTCTGGCACGGCTGGTTGTGCGGTCTGTCGAGGAGATGGACGCGGTGCTAGAAGGGCTGTCCGACCATGCCGTCACCAGCACGGCGGTGATCAAGGGTCAGTCCGTCAAGCGCCGCTTGCCACCGCTGTAG
- a CDS encoding type II toxin-antitoxin system HipA family toxin, which yields MTDFEAHIDLAGETRRIGLARSNRIRGSETILFEYDDAWLKDPDRFSLEPALALTRGAFAPPAGLATFGSIGDSAPDTWGRRLMQRAERRSAEREARAVRTLAESDYLLGVADETRLGALRFRWVGEEVFQAPIQTGVPAVIELGRLLQITERILRDEETDEDLQLIFAPGSSLGGARPKASVIDQHGHLSIAKFPKETDEYSMETWEEIALRLADQAGIATPQHQLIEVAGKAVMLSRRFDRNGAIRVPFLSAMAMMGARDGERGSYPEIVDALAEHGAQGKSDAHALYRRVVFNVLISNVDDHLRNHGFLWLGKAGWSLSPAYDLNPVPTDLKARVLATNIDLDEGTCSLDLLEAASGYFALTLAQARVIIKEVATVTSTWRDTAKAIGARNSEVNRMASAFEHEDLQRALA from the coding sequence ATGACTGACTTCGAGGCTCATATCGACCTTGCTGGAGAGACTCGTAGAATTGGTCTTGCGAGGAGCAATCGCATCCGCGGCTCCGAGACCATACTGTTCGAGTATGACGATGCCTGGCTGAAGGATCCTGATCGCTTCTCGCTGGAACCCGCGCTTGCATTGACCCGTGGGGCCTTCGCTCCGCCGGCAGGATTGGCGACGTTCGGATCGATCGGCGACTCCGCCCCCGACACCTGGGGACGACGGCTCATGCAGCGCGCCGAGCGTCGCAGTGCGGAACGCGAGGCGCGAGCTGTTCGCACCCTCGCCGAAAGCGACTACCTGCTGGGCGTCGCCGACGAAACCCGTCTCGGCGCGCTTCGATTCCGGTGGGTCGGGGAGGAGGTCTTCCAGGCTCCGATCCAGACCGGCGTTCCGGCCGTCATCGAGCTTGGTCGGCTTCTGCAGATTACTGAGCGCATTTTGCGTGACGAAGAGACTGACGAGGACCTCCAGCTCATTTTCGCTCCCGGTTCGTCACTGGGCGGCGCTCGACCGAAAGCATCTGTCATCGATCAGCATGGCCATCTTTCCATCGCCAAGTTTCCAAAAGAGACCGACGAGTACAGCATGGAGACCTGGGAGGAGATCGCCCTCCGACTCGCCGACCAGGCCGGCATCGCCACTCCGCAACACCAGCTTATCGAAGTGGCCGGAAAAGCCGTCATGTTGTCTCGTCGCTTCGACCGCAACGGCGCCATCCGCGTTCCATTTCTGTCAGCGATGGCAATGATGGGCGCCAGGGATGGCGAGCGCGGCAGTTATCCGGAAATTGTCGATGCGCTCGCCGAGCACGGGGCGCAAGGGAAGAGCGACGCCCATGCTCTTTATCGGCGCGTGGTCTTCAACGTGCTGATCTCCAATGTTGATGATCACCTGCGCAACCACGGATTCTTATGGTTGGGGAAAGCTGGCTGGTCGCTGTCGCCGGCCTACGATCTCAATCCTGTTCCAACCGATCTCAAGGCACGGGTGCTGGCCACCAATATCGACCTTGACGAAGGCACGTGCTCGCTTGATCTTCTGGAAGCTGCATCGGGATATTTTGCGCTCACGCTGGCTCAGGCACGCGTCATTATCAAAGAGGTCGCAACCGTTACCTCTACTTGGCGAGATACGGCCAAGGCGATCGGCGCGCGGAATAGCGAAGTCAATCGCATGGCCAGCGCCTTCGAGCACGAGGACCTACAGCGAGCGCTTGCTTAG
- a CDS encoding PhnA-like protein codes for MTEPVSTHLSRDIAYGVDGGSTAALYKVSWGAILAGVFVGLAVQFLLNLLGVGIGAAVIDPARYDNPDASTFSIAGGLWFVVAGLIASFVGGYIASRLCGRPSNSTGGYQGLTTWAVTTLVILYLLTTSVGALVGGAFSGLSSIVSGVGSTTATAVTAAAPAMANSANPMAGIEQQIRDASGGNDPEALRNAAISAVQAAVTGDTAKADDARNRAADAIAKAQNIPVDQARTQVDQYMKTYNDNVQAAKAQAFEAAQTATKAVSAGAILGFIALLIGAIAAWFGGVYGTKHNLYATETSVRHVR; via the coding sequence ATGACCGAACCCGTTTCTACTCACCTCTCGCGCGATATCGCCTATGGCGTCGATGGCGGATCGACCGCAGCGCTCTACAAAGTCTCGTGGGGCGCCATCCTTGCTGGCGTTTTCGTCGGACTGGCTGTCCAGTTTCTTCTCAACCTCCTTGGCGTGGGTATCGGCGCAGCGGTTATCGACCCGGCGCGTTACGATAACCCCGATGCCAGCACATTCTCGATCGCCGGCGGTCTGTGGTTTGTGGTCGCCGGTCTGATCGCCTCCTTCGTCGGTGGCTACATCGCCAGCCGTCTTTGCGGCCGTCCGAGCAATTCGACCGGCGGCTACCAGGGTCTGACCACCTGGGCGGTGACCACGCTGGTTATTCTCTATTTGCTGACCACCTCCGTCGGCGCTCTGGTCGGCGGTGCGTTCAGCGGTCTGTCGAGCATTGTCAGCGGCGTTGGCAGCACGACGGCGACAGCGGTGACCGCAGCAGCCCCAGCGATGGCCAACTCGGCAAACCCAATGGCCGGGATTGAACAGCAGATCCGCGATGCCTCGGGCGGCAATGATCCGGAAGCGCTGCGCAATGCTGCCATCTCCGCAGTTCAGGCCGCCGTCACCGGCGACACTGCAAAGGCCGACGATGCCCGCAACCGTGCCGCGGACGCGATCGCCAAGGCCCAGAACATTCCGGTTGATCAGGCCCGCACTCAGGTCGATCAGTACATGAAGACTTATAATGACAACGTGCAGGCTGCCAAGGCCCAGGCGTTTGAAGCTGCACAGACCGCGACCAAAGCCGTCTCGGCCGGTGCGATCCTCGGCTTCATTGCTCTCCTGATCGGTGCAATCGCCGCCTGGTTCGGTGGGGTCTACGGCACCAAGCATAACCTTTATGCCACCGAGACCTCCGTTCGCCACGTCCGTTAA
- a CDS encoding ArsR/SmtB family transcription factor, whose amino-acid sequence MNNISLAEQPDFVETSAALLQAMANPARINILIILAEREVSVGPLSELVGLSQSALSQHLAKLRQAGLVSTRREGHTVYYICKSSAVLRVLAMLSEFYRPHPTHVSNAAKP is encoded by the coding sequence ATGAACAATATCTCCCTAGCAGAGCAGCCGGACTTCGTGGAAACGAGCGCAGCGCTCCTGCAAGCGATGGCGAACCCTGCCCGCATTAACATTCTGATTATTCTGGCTGAAAGAGAGGTTTCCGTCGGCCCGCTCAGTGAACTTGTCGGCTTGAGCCAATCGGCGTTGTCACAGCATCTCGCCAAATTGCGACAGGCTGGTCTTGTGTCGACCCGCCGGGAGGGACACACCGTCTATTATATTTGCAAGTCCAGCGCGGTTCTGCGGGTTTTGGCAATGCTCTCAGAGTTCTATCGGCCTCATCCTACGCATGTTTCGAATGCAGCGAAGCCTTAA
- a CDS encoding response regulator transcription factor, with protein MLLRHPKINMLFTDVDMPGDMDGLKLAASVRNRWPPIRLIVTSALRAVTSASLPVPARFFPTPYNTQAVMRPMREMGLNSGCQMERFAAGAARLTVSDTVLNTQLISKTNAAKAPSARMARSVSVGTDLSMQKHESGGVTPHCHSHLRRAVAQAEHRRHLRVMVALTIP; from the coding sequence GTGCTGCTGCGGCATCCGAAAATCAACATGCTGTTCACCGATGTTGATATGCCAGGCGACATGGATGGCTTGAAACTCGCCGCCTCGGTCCGAAATCGCTGGCCGCCCATCCGACTTATCGTCACGTCTGCATTGCGCGCCGTCACCTCCGCTTCGTTGCCGGTTCCCGCGCGGTTTTTCCCCACGCCTTACAACACCCAAGCGGTAATGCGTCCGATGCGGGAGATGGGGCTTAATTCTGGCTGCCAGATGGAGAGGTTTGCGGCTGGAGCGGCGAGACTAACGGTTTCCGATACGGTCCTCAACACCCAGTTGATATCGAAGACGAACGCCGCGAAGGCGCCGTCCGCAAGGATGGCACGCTCGGTATCCGTCGGGACTGATCTATCCATGCAAAAGCATGAGAGCGGCGGTGTCACCCCACACTGCCATTCTCATTTACGGCGCGCGGTAGCCCAAGCGGAACATCGACGACATTTGCGAGTTATGGTGGCACTCACGATCCCGTGA
- a CDS encoding HU family DNA-binding protein codes for MTTTNEIADKIASEQSLTKAQAKTIVESVFKHITDAALAGAETSIPSFGKFKIKDTPERQGRNPATGATIKIAASKKLTFTPGKAVKDALNA; via the coding sequence ATGACCACCACAAACGAAATTGCTGACAAGATCGCATCCGAGCAGAGCCTAACAAAGGCGCAGGCCAAGACCATTGTCGAAAGCGTCTTTAAACATATCACTGATGCTGCTCTTGCCGGCGCGGAAACGTCGATTCCGTCGTTCGGCAAATTCAAAATCAAGGACACTCCGGAACGCCAAGGCCGCAATCCGGCCACGGGCGCAACGATCAAGATCGCCGCATCGAAGAAGCTGACCTTTACACCCGGCAAGGCCGTCAAGGATGCGCTGAACGCGTGA
- a CDS encoding IS6 family transposase — protein MTRFARDPLYRRHRFPAEVIAHAVWLYFRFPLSLRMVEDMLAARGLIVSHQTVRLWAEKFGRHFANDIRKRSAGRLGDNWHFDEVVITIAGKKHWLWRAVDQDGFVLDVLLQSRRDAKAAKRLMRKLLKGQCRAPRVIITDKLRSYGAAKRDIMPGIEHRSHKGLNNRAENSHQPVRRRERIMRRFKSARHLQRFVSIHDPIANLFHVPRHDIPSTHHRELRETAMQTWYQIAGIQAA, from the coding sequence ATGACCAGATTTGCCCGTGATCCTCTTTATCGTCGCCATCGATTTCCAGCCGAGGTGATTGCCCATGCCGTTTGGCTCTATTTCCGGTTTCCGCTGAGCCTGCGGATGGTCGAGGATATGCTGGCTGCCCGTGGCCTCATCGTCTCTCACCAAACCGTGAGGCTCTGGGCGGAGAAGTTCGGTAGACATTTTGCCAATGATATCCGCAAGCGATCTGCCGGCAGGCTCGGTGACAACTGGCACTTCGACGAGGTTGTCATCACGATCGCCGGCAAGAAACATTGGCTCTGGCGCGCCGTCGATCAGGACGGTTTTGTTCTCGACGTGCTGTTGCAAAGCCGCCGCGATGCCAAGGCGGCAAAGCGTTTGATGCGAAAGCTTCTGAAAGGGCAATGCCGTGCGCCGCGTGTGATAATCACCGACAAGCTTCGATCCTACGGTGCGGCGAAGCGTGATATCATGCCCGGTATCGAACATCGCTCGCACAAGGGCCTGAACAATCGGGCCGAGAATTCTCATCAGCCTGTCCGACGGCGTGAAAGGATTATGAGGCGCTTCAAGTCAGCGAGGCACCTTCAACGGTTCGTTTCCATCCACGATCCGATTGCCAACCTCTTTCACGTTCCCCGCCACGACATTCCATCCACCCATCATCGCGAATTGCGAGAAACAGCCATGCAAACATGGTACCAAATCGCTGGCATTCAAGCCGCCTAA
- a CDS encoding DMT family transporter: protein MIIGILFGLATCAFWGLTFVAARAVAPFTPIDLTVSRYGLFGLVSLLLMLRPRFRSVALSLRQWCIGLALGGLGYVGYFVSAALAVGLSGPAIPPLVTGLVPVILPLIANLSDKALAWRRLASPLLLIACGIAFVNLGTFADVALEGRAKVLFGVGLSFAALAVWVVYGLANSAIMRNDGNAPDSLAWTGVQGIGALIGSILLLPFTSLGAQTAFTPPQVESFILWSLLMGLAGSWLATVLWVVASRRLPLSLAAQLIVAETVFGLGYGFLFEARLPTLAEATGAGLQIAGVCLAIAFFTSSCRNGMSGA from the coding sequence ATGATCATCGGCATCCTCTTCGGGCTCGCCACCTGCGCGTTCTGGGGCCTCACATTCGTCGCCGCGCGCGCGGTCGCGCCCTTTACCCCCATCGATCTTACCGTTTCGCGCTACGGCCTGTTTGGCCTCGTCTCGCTTCTGCTGATGCTGCGTCCCCGCTTCCGCTCGGTCGCGCTCAGTCTGCGGCAATGGTGCATCGGTCTTGCGCTCGGCGGGCTTGGCTATGTCGGATATTTCGTCAGTGCTGCCCTCGCTGTCGGTCTTTCCGGACCGGCCATTCCGCCCCTCGTCACCGGACTAGTGCCGGTAATCCTGCCACTGATCGCCAATCTCAGCGATAAGGCCTTGGCCTGGCGCAGGCTGGCAAGCCCTCTGCTGTTGATCGCCTGCGGCATCGCCTTCGTCAATCTCGGCACGTTCGCAGATGTGGCGTTAGAAGGCCGGGCAAAAGTTCTGTTTGGCGTGGGCCTGTCCTTTGCGGCCCTCGCTGTCTGGGTCGTCTATGGACTGGCGAACTCCGCGATCATGCGCAATGACGGAAATGCGCCCGACAGTCTCGCCTGGACGGGCGTTCAGGGCATTGGCGCTCTGATCGGTAGCATCCTGTTGCTCCCCTTCACATCGCTCGGCGCGCAGACCGCGTTCACGCCGCCGCAGGTCGAGTCGTTCATCCTCTGGTCACTGCTGATGGGCCTTGCCGGATCATGGCTGGCGACCGTGCTATGGGTGGTCGCTTCGCGCCGCCTGCCTCTGTCGCTCGCCGCTCAATTGATCGTCGCGGAGACAGTCTTCGGCCTTGGCTATGGCTTCCTCTTCGAGGCACGTCTGCCGACATTGGCAGAGGCAACAGGCGCAGGACTGCAAATCGCAGGCGTTTGTCTCGCCATCGCCTTCTTCACCTCAAGCTGCCGCAACGGGATGAGCGGGGCCTGA